From Asterias amurensis chromosome 3, ASM3211899v1, a single genomic window includes:
- the LOC139935358 gene encoding interferon regulatory factor 6-like isoform X2: MLDLDFINDVFGQVNQNESPMETGTSLWLDNALLSPSDSYDIAPTVPVGNPFAMISGIVPEPSFTNQGSLRKDSLLLPTSSTGNTAEVALNSPETRNASRENTPALTLEQLSRKELLIRLRYRSQEVVREHVKNPNGCLVYHNKPSLFDSGEAVPTRVEFPGIAVNVKKRMTDVQFKFTIQILKALENGLYLRCDDMGNVYATRHCQSKVFWWSTEKGPIAEGRMDDFVPYKLERNNEVMVFDNEMFEQRLKHFIVNKPTFRNEPAGLLPNNHISPINPAIYFTFAQPWNPNEGALSYCLASMIVNPVRARMQHCWGNDDQHISFPVSDYRIQISKSLTSQ, translated from the exons ATGCTAG ATCTAGACTTCATCAATGATGTCTTTGGACAGGTCAATCAGAATGAATCGCCGATGGAGACTGGTACAAGTCTATGGTTGGACAATGCTCTACTATCACCTTCTGATAGCTATG ataTTGCTCCAACAGTTCCAGTTGGGAATCCGTTTGCAATGATTTCAGGGATTGTTCCTGAGCCGAGTTTTACCAATCAGGGATCCCTTAGGAAAGACTCGCTGCTGCTACCAACTTCTTCAACAGGCAATACCGCTGAGGTGGCTCTGAATTCTCCAGAAACAAGGAATGCATCAAGAGAAAATACACCGGCACTGACACTTGAACAACTTTCAAGAAAGGAGCTGCTGATTCGGCTACGCTATCGTTCTCAAGAGGTGGTCAGAGAACATGTCAAGAACCCAAATGGCTGCCTCGTCTACCATAATAAACCTTCGCTGTTTGACTCGGGAGAGGCTGTGCCTACAAGAGTGGAGTTCCCAGGCATTGCAGTCAATGTGAAGAAAAGAATGACAGATGTTCAGTTCAAGTTCACCATCCAAATTCTGAAAGCTCTAGAAAATGG CCTGTATCTTCGATGtgatgacatgggaaatgtttatGCGACCCGACATTGTCAAAGTAAAGTTTTCTGGTGGAGTACAGAGAAAGGACCGATCGCTGAAGGGAGAATGGATGACTTTGTTCCGTACAAACTAGAGAGGAACAACGAAGTCATGGTCTTTGATAATGAGATGTTCGAGCAAAGGCTAAAGCACTTCATTGTCAACAAACCCACGTTTAGAAATGAACCAGCAGGACTTCTACCCAACAACCACATCTCACCGATCAACCCTGCTATTTATTTCACATTTGCCCAGCCGTGGAACCCTAATGAGGGTGCCCTCAGCTACTGCTTGGCGTCCATGATCGTGAATCCTGTTCGCGCAAGGATGCAACATTGCTGGGGAAATGACGACCAGCATATTTCATTTCCAGTTAGTGATTACagaattcagatttcaaagagTCTTACAAGTCAGTAG
- the LOC139935358 gene encoding uncharacterized protein isoform X1, which produces MFPTSLATNSLQGLLDKQHEMLDDLGLPPMRSIEEPVGLSSSYGVPDDDFNQMLLATIPNENGQEQTLPMLDLDFINDVFGQVNQNESPMETGTSLWLDNALLSPSDSYDIAPTVPVGNPFAMISGIVPEPSFTNQGSLRKDSLLLPTSSTGNTAEVALNSPETRNASRENTPALTLEQLSRKELLIRLRYRSQEVVREHVKNPNGCLVYHNKPSLFDSGEAVPTRVEFPGIAVNVKKRMTDVQFKFTIQILKALENGLYLRCDDMGNVYATRHCQSKVFWWSTEKGPIAEGRMDDFVPYKLERNNEVMVFDNEMFEQRLKHFIVNKPTFRNEPAGLLPNNHISPINPAIYFTFAQPWNPNEGALSYCLASMIVNPVRARMQHCWGNDDQHISFPVSDYRIQISKSLTSQ; this is translated from the exons ATGTTTCCAACTAGTCTAGCAACGAACTCTCTTCAAGGTTTGCTCGACAAGCAACATGAGATGCTGGATGACCTTGGGTTGCCTCCTATGAGGAGCATAGAAG AACCAGTGGGACTTTCATCCTCCTATGGTGTCCCTGATGATGATTTTAACCAGATGCTTTTGGCTACG ATTCCTAACGAGAATGGGCAAGAACAGACGCTACCAATGCTAG ATCTAGACTTCATCAATGATGTCTTTGGACAGGTCAATCAGAATGAATCGCCGATGGAGACTGGTACAAGTCTATGGTTGGACAATGCTCTACTATCACCTTCTGATAGCTATG ataTTGCTCCAACAGTTCCAGTTGGGAATCCGTTTGCAATGATTTCAGGGATTGTTCCTGAGCCGAGTTTTACCAATCAGGGATCCCTTAGGAAAGACTCGCTGCTGCTACCAACTTCTTCAACAGGCAATACCGCTGAGGTGGCTCTGAATTCTCCAGAAACAAGGAATGCATCAAGAGAAAATACACCGGCACTGACACTTGAACAACTTTCAAGAAAGGAGCTGCTGATTCGGCTACGCTATCGTTCTCAAGAGGTGGTCAGAGAACATGTCAAGAACCCAAATGGCTGCCTCGTCTACCATAATAAACCTTCGCTGTTTGACTCGGGAGAGGCTGTGCCTACAAGAGTGGAGTTCCCAGGCATTGCAGTCAATGTGAAGAAAAGAATGACAGATGTTCAGTTCAAGTTCACCATCCAAATTCTGAAAGCTCTAGAAAATGG CCTGTATCTTCGATGtgatgacatgggaaatgtttatGCGACCCGACATTGTCAAAGTAAAGTTTTCTGGTGGAGTACAGAGAAAGGACCGATCGCTGAAGGGAGAATGGATGACTTTGTTCCGTACAAACTAGAGAGGAACAACGAAGTCATGGTCTTTGATAATGAGATGTTCGAGCAAAGGCTAAAGCACTTCATTGTCAACAAACCCACGTTTAGAAATGAACCAGCAGGACTTCTACCCAACAACCACATCTCACCGATCAACCCTGCTATTTATTTCACATTTGCCCAGCCGTGGAACCCTAATGAGGGTGCCCTCAGCTACTGCTTGGCGTCCATGATCGTGAATCCTGTTCGCGCAAGGATGCAACATTGCTGGGGAAATGACGACCAGCATATTTCATTTCCAGTTAGTGATTACagaattcagatttcaaagagTCTTACAAGTCAGTAG
- the LOC139934848 gene encoding G1/S-specific cyclin-E-like, which translates to MSRRSQRLQSRHDTSLPDTDEDEFVICSRKRKERDDDLDEELHSAEIQRRRQQFQIQNCWVPISESGGFETSSLVPTPHQEPTTPSEQLLESGSKFRFKNLFPTPLADRRSPLPMLNWADSKEVWRIMLEKESNYVHDTRCLDSHPSLEKRMRAILLDWLIEVCEVYRLHRETFYLATDFIDRYLAKVNNLPKSQLQLIGITALFIAAKLEEIYPPKLHDFSYVTDGASTDQEILKQELIILKALKWDLSPVTVNTWLNIYLQLSKGNHTVHSNHNFLLPEYSGHQFVNIAQLLDLCILDIGCLQFPYSVVAASALYHMTSQELVLEVTGMKWDDIAACVHWMSAFAITIREAGLVEPRGFKHIFSDDAHNIQTHANDLQLLDKALERLEHIMQPMNCSPVHVPGVLTPPHSHHKSRTQSVL; encoded by the exons ATGTCGAGAAGAAG TCAGCGGTTGCAGAGTAGACATGACACAAGTCTGCCTGACACCGATGAAGATGAATTTGTCATTTGTTCGAGAAAAAGGAAGGAAAGAGACGATGATTTG GATGAAGAGCTACATTCTGCAGAAATCCAAAGAAGAAGGCAACAGTTTCAAATTCAA AACTGTTGGGTTCCAATTTCGGAGTCAGGTGGTTTTGAAACGTCTTCCCTCGTCCCCACACCACACCAAGAGCCGACGACCCCTTCCGAACAGCTCTTAGAATCCGGCTCAAAGTTCCGCTTCAAGAACCTCTTCCCTACTCCCCTTGCCGACAGGAGGTCTCCCTTGCCGATGTTGAACTGGGCAGATTCAAAGGAAGTATGGAGAATCATGCTTGAGAAAGAATCCAACTATGTTCACGATACAAGGTGCTTGGACAGCCATCCGAGCCTTGAGAAACGAATGAGGGCAATTCTTCTAGACTGGTTAATTGAA GTCTGTGAGGTTTACCGGTTACACCGAGAGACATTCTACTTAGCGACAGACTTCATCGATAGATATCTCGCAAAAGTAAACAATTTACCAAAGAGTCAACTGCAGCTGATCGGGATTACGGCGTTGTTCATTGCAGCTAAACTAGAA GAAATATATCCTCCAAAGCTTCATGATTTTTCCTATGTCACAGACGGTGCTAGCACAGATCAAGAAATACTCAAACAAGAACTTATCATTCTTAAG GCGTTGAAGTGGGACCTCTCACCAGTAACAGTGAATACATGGCTGAATATCTACCTTCAGCTCAGTAAAGGAAACCACACTGTACATAGCAACCACAACTTCCTTCTACCAGAATACTCAGGTCATCAGTTTGTAAATATTGCTCAG CTCCTGGATCTTTGTATATTAGATATTGGATGTCTACAGTTCCCATATAGTGTTGTAGCAGCCTCAGCACTTTAccatatgacgtcacaagaactTGTGCTAGAAGTTACAG GCATGAAGTGGGACGACATAGCAGCGTGTGTTCATTGGATGTCAGCATTTGCAATAACGATACGAGAGGCAGGTCTCGTTGAACCAAGAGGCTTCAAACATATATTTTCAGATGATGCCCACAACATACAAACCCATGCCAACGACCTTCAACTACTT GATAAAGCGTTAGAGAGACTTGAGCATATTATGCAACCCATGAACTGCAGCCCAGTCCACGTACCAGGAGTCCTCACACCCCCTCATAGTCATCACAAGTCTCGTACGCAAAGCGTTCTATGA